The following are from one region of the Magallana gigas chromosome 4, xbMagGiga1.1, whole genome shotgun sequence genome:
- the LOC105330300 gene encoding tripartite motif-containing protein 5-like, with amino-acid sequence MMALSESKIPPDAQHYLVCGTEDCKKNCQFYCNDCHLRMCEQCRDEHQKNKKTKNHEVVSYKLRKRQLPVEKCKIHPTKEIDLLCRECQIPLCSKCTGSKEHRGHWLTNLEILFDEKVAIYNEEIANIRSYFEPTSQNLKKEIAEDVTEIKKIMAGIRTSIKAEAESVKKLVDAVTLDKMEQVDKKEQSLLQTLNGQNQEIDDYINSLNDLIETYYGNLSPSNIEELTFALKSENLIIRPIPETFKPVPPVFTAGQYSKEDVAKLLGRITVPNTKPENRKIKPMETASTDLKPSGKQREQDREKSDVKQTLSLSSSVTKAREYTIPGVRSGDHISLGKSGRLWASDKRGILVQTDLQGNQLQKIKTYGVRDEGFHTVTQDGDLIYTDKHNNGINRITPDNAITEFIKTGDWEPLSIHSYHINGDILVGMRKNRKGKVTRYNKTMTEIQNILRDNKGQALYGGPHYITENINGDVCVSDWDRRAVVVVDKSGQHRFSYTGPGSGIRPHGICTDVLGHILVCDENSETVDLLDQDGQFLSLLLTPQQGVTCPRSLCVDDENNLWVGQHYTNTVTVFKYLQ; translated from the exons ATG aTGGCTTTATCTGAATCCAAAATACCACCCGACGCCCAGCATTATTTGGTGTGTGGCACTGAAGACTGTAAGAAAAACTGccagttttactgcaatgaCTGTCATCTTCGaatgtgtgaacaatgcagAGATGAACATCAGAAGAATAAGAAAACCAAGAACCATGAAGTGGTCTCTTATAAGCTACgcaaacgtcaacttcctgtagAGAAATGCAAGATCCACCCCACAAAAGAAATAGATCTTCTCTGTAGGGAATGCCAGATTCCCCTTTGTTCTAAATGCACAGGCTCCAAAGAACATCGCGGCCATTGGTTAACCAACCTAGAAATACTCTTTGATGAAAAGGTTGCGATATATAACGAGGAGATTGCCAACATTAGAAGCTATTTTGAGCCTACTTCTCAAAATCTAAAAAAGGAAATTGCTGAAGATGTCACAGAAATTAAGAAGATCATGGCAGGTATAAGAACATCCATAAAGGCTGAAGCTGAGTCTGTGAAAAAACTGGTAGATGCAGTCACATTAGATAAAATGGAACAAGTTGACAAAAAAGAACAGTCATTATTACAAACGTTAAACGgtcaaaatcaagaaatagatGATTACATCAACTCTCTCAATGATTTAATAGAAACATATTATGGTAACTTATCTCCATCAAACATAGAAGAATTAACATTTGCCCTCAAATCAGAAAACTTGATTATACGACCAATACCAGAGACGTTTAAACCAGTCCCACCCGTATTTACTGCTGGTCAATACAGCAAGGAAGATGTCGCCAAATTACTGGGTAGAATAACTGTCCCCAACACTAAACCagagaacagaaaaataaaacccatgGAGACTGCTTCTACAGACTTAAAACCTTCAGGGAAACAGAGAGAACAAGACAGAGAGAAATCTGACGTGAAACAAACACTGTCTCTGTCTTCCTCTGTCACCAAGGCCAGGGAGTATACAATACCAGGTGTTCGCAGTGGAGATCACATATCACTGGGTAAATCAGGCAGACTCTGGGCCAGTGATAAACGTGGTATCCTTGTCCAAACAGATCTACAGGGGAATCAGCTACAGAAGATAAAGACCTATGGTGTTAGAGATGAAGGCTTCCACACAGTCACACAGGACGGGGATCTGATCTATACAGACAAACACAACAATGGCATTAATAGGATTACACCGGATAATGCAAtcactgaattcattaaaacaggaGACTGGGAACCACTCAGTATACACTCCTACCACATCAACGGGGACATACTGGTGGGGATGAGGAAGAATAGAAAGGGTAAAGTCACCAGGTACAACAAGACAATGacagaaatacagaacatacTGAGAGACAACAAAGGACAGGCACTGTATGGTGGACCACactacatcacagaaaacatcaatggtgaCGTCTGTGTATCAGACTGGGACCGACGTGCTGTAGTGGTGGTGGATAAATCAGGACAACAcaggttctcctacacaggTCCGGGGTCAGGGATTCGACCCCATGGAATATGTACTGATGTACTCggtcacatcctggtgtgtgatgaaAACAGTGAAACAGTTGATCTTCTGGATCAGGACGGTCAGTTCTTGTCTTTACTACTTACACCACAACAAGGGGTAACGTGTCCCCGTAGTTTGTGTGTGGATGATGAGAACAATCTCTGGGTGGGACAACATTACACAAACACAGTGACAGTGTTCAAGTATCTTCAGTGA